One Siniperca chuatsi isolate FFG_IHB_CAS linkage group LG3, ASM2008510v1, whole genome shotgun sequence genomic region harbors:
- the LOC122872829 gene encoding uncharacterized protein LOC122872829 isoform X1, translating to MAFANLFTRLSVVEEDVKSPGKPAFTHRNETDNGKRGNGRKRKTQGEQAGSYKKKRCYQAQTTRTYNATSFKDDDSEAIHCHMQNTDSEHASDGFTKEVKHNHRNKAGYNNMCHKGQNCKTKNNRNVNKQQQQKKETERQKNQHQQKDRCRPANRGGSHQTRPTRNSGWGSKNKNDKQDFQVKRTRFMTQEFKDQNALLVDGRLLCRHFIWGRCIKGDDCQLEHIQGYNNLVKEVCKFYVQGLCTKGESCPYMHKSFPCKFFHRKGKCSQGADCRFSHEPLNDVTNQLLDEALKRENDLYELAKKAEQESSGQPANTDESEIINANTTPDILIQPLRPNFYKSTDTNAEEALCQTEELADIMEGAVPSHASNAVQPHGTPSTNLNHEEPVCYSVEAVLGPQLSKPFPSFFTTPGSQESAPLSSSDCTPGSAYQSEVPYSVDAVLRSCKSVGNSTVGHTCTPPTAQTVSYTPKSYFEENTDPLLNSETQNEKVLYSVNTRNENNKSQTTKMFKSQLSLQMHTGWISKTCPNLTLSSGDHIKQGGNMPESLKPAQRGSHEVKLGLLHSPVTVAEKSASSKSKGDMKGSTHLPTDISCSINCKSDGVLPFGLSKRKSICSRPPSQTSSKHPTQLKPHLSLLTSDSQTSIKPFCPSSGFTEFKGRAIVPVEPATSSIKTSDFTNSVSQPIEIHLHSKKTQSGHKLGTKQHYSTETTADYSRKMAHCGDLAVGCKKTVKRPFHSLFASPIADTLQPLDDSVTSSSCPQGLIQSSCPAPQSSDCRSTDVKTVLEPDKTSARSVLSLFAAPLSAAPLPCMQSQPDYSRTSSCSQQSNQSVDNTSHLSDSKQRASNLETPLPHQALTDVKEISHVPRSPNFFPNPEIGNEDSSTEHINQPTKQLVNPVCSLVSNSLSERSTSPTPCGNSPSTTHAYQTLPDISSHKGSAVAATANSVLKTLFLCLSPYQQDGEHQDSIQIIVPSESEKQDKSSTGCVFVKQQRKGKKKGSRKKKLKTQDSHKKSTEKTVAHSTEHQLMLQTHQISLEATGGSTLSSPGMTESQVRNSGTHNLPFKPVVPLMQHHTRPRLKHTSEEGKWVNGNVAATPLKDLFKTLDTTVFHFGH from the exons ATGGCTTTTGCAAACCTGTTCACGAGACTATCTGTTGTTGAAGAAGATGTCAAGAGTCCTGGTAAACCAGCCTTTACACACAG gaACGAGACTGATAATGGTAAAAGAGGCAATggcagaaagaggaaaacccAGGGTGAGCAGGCTGGCTCTTATAAAAAG AAGCGATGTTACCAAGCCCAGACAACCAGAACTTATAATGCTACATCCTTCAAAGACGATGACTCCGAGGCCATACACTGCCATATGCAGAACACTGATAGCGAACATGCAAGTGATGGCTTCACCAAAGAAGTGAAACATAACCACAGAAATAAAGCTGGCTACAATAACATGTGTCACAAAGGTCAGAAttgcaaaactaaaaataaccGTAATGTGAACaagcaacaacagcagaaaaagGAGACGGAGAGGCAGAAAAATCAGCATCAACAGAAGGATAGATGCAGACCTGCCAATAGAGGTGGGAGCCATCAGACTAGACCTACGAGAAACAGTGGATGgggcagtaaaaataaaaatgataagcAG GACTTCCAAGTGAAACGTACGAGGTTCATGACACAGGAGTTCAAGGACCAGAATGCTTTGTTGGTGGATGGGCGGTTACTTTGTCGACATTTCATTTGGGGAAGGTGCATCAAG GGTGACGACTGCCAACTGGAACATATTCAGGGATACAACAATCTTGTCAAAGAAGTGTGCAAATTTTATGTCCAAGGACTCTGCACAAAAGGAGAGAGCTGCCCATACATGCACA AGTCCTTCCCCTGCAAGTTCTTCCatagaaaaggaaaatgttctCAAGGGGCAGATTGCAGGTTTTCACATGAGCCACTTAATGACGTCACTAACCAACTGTTGGATGAG GCACTAAAACGGGAAAATGACCTCTATGAACTTGCAAAAAAAGCTGAACAAGAGTCATCAGGACAGCCAGCGAACACAGATGAGTCAGAAATTATAAACGCAAATACAACCCCTGATATACTTATACAACCTCTCAG GCCTAACTTTTACAAAAGCACAGACACAAATGCTGAGGAAGCCTTATGTCAAACTGAAGAACTGGCTGATATCATGGAGGGAGCTGTCCCATCACATGCATCAAATGCTGTCCAACCTCACGGCACCCCGTCAACTAACCTTAATCATGAGGAGCCAGTTTGTTATTCCGTTGAAGCAGTGCTTGGACCTCAACTATCCAAACCTTTCCCTAGTTTCTTCACAACTCCAGGAAGTCAAGAATctgcccctctctcttcctctgatTGCACACCAGGCTCTGCATACCAAAGCGAGGTTCCCTACTCTGTAGATGCTGTCCTCAGGTCTTGTAAATCAGTGGGAAATTCTACCGTTGGGCACACATGTACCCCTCCTACTGCACAAACTGTATCCTATACCCCCAAAAGTTACTTTGAAGAGAACACTGATCCTCTGCTAAACTCAGAAACCCAAAATGAGAAGGTCTTGTATTCGGTAAATACtagaaatgaaaataacaaatcccaaacaacaaaaatgttcaaGAGCCAGTTATCCCTCCAAATGCACACCGGCTGGATTTCAAAGACCTGCCCTAATCTTACTCTGTCCTCTGGGGATCACATAAAACAAGGTGGGAATATGCCAGAATCCCTTAAACCTGCTCAAAGAGGTTCTCATGAAGTCAAGTTGGGATTGTTGCATTCTCCTGTCACTGTGGCAGAGAAGTCTGCATCCTCCAAAAGCAAAGGAGATATGAAAGGAAGCACGCACCTGCCTACTGATATTTCATGCTCTATAAACTGTAAAAGTGATGGTGTTCTTCCTTTTGGACTCAGTAAGCGTAAGAGCATCTGTTCAAGGCCCCCTAGTCAGACATCTTCTAAACATCCTACACAGTTGaagccacatctctctcttctgACATCTGACTCACAAACCTCAATAAAGCCTTTTTGTCCCTCTTCGGGTTTCACAGAATTTAAAGGTAGAGCTATTGTTCCTGTTGAACCTGCCACCAGCTCCATTAAGACAAGTGATTTTACAAACTCTGTCAGTCAACCCATTGAGATCCACCTGCACTCCAAAAAGACACAATCTGGCCACAAACTTggcacaaaacaacattattcaACTGAAACCACAGCAGATTACAGCAGGAAAATGGCACATTGTGGTGATTTGGCAGTTGGATGTAAAAAGACAGTGAAAAGACCCTTTCATAGCCTTTTTGCAAGCCCCATCGCTGACACTCTGCAGCCTTTAGACGATTCTGTAACAAGTTCCTCTTGTCCTCAAGGTTTAATTCAATCTTCCTGTCCTGCTCCACAGTCTTCAGATTGCAGAAGTACTGATGTTAAAACTGTGCTTGAACCTGACAAAACCTCTGCCAGGTCCGTCCTCAGCCTTTTTGCTGCCCCTCTCAGTGCTGCTCCTCTCCCATGCATGCAGTCTCAACCAGATTATTCAAGGACTTCCTCTTGTTCTCAACAGTCAAACCAGTCAGTTGATAATACATCTCATTTATCAGACTCCAAACAAAGAGCTTCTAATTTAGAGACACCTCTCCCCCACCAGGCCCTAACTGATGTGaaagaaatctctcatgtgccAAGATCCCCTAATTTCTTTCCTAATCCTGAAATAGGAAATGAAGACAGTTCAACTGAGCATATAAATCAACCTACAAAGCAGCTGGTGAATCCCGTATGTAGCCTTGTGTCCAATTCTCTGAGTGAGAGGTCTACTAGTCCAACTCCTTGTGGTAACAGTCCATCTACAACCCATGCTTATCAGACGTTGCCTGACATCTCATCCCACAAAG gaTCTGCAGTAGCAGCCACTGCAAATTCAGTTCTGAAGACACTCTTTCTGTGCCTGAGCCCGTACCAACAGGATGGAGAGCACCAGGACAGTATTCAGATCATTGTCCCTTCAG AAAGTGAAAAGCAGGACAAAAGCAGCACAGGGTGTGTCTTTGTGAAGCAACAGCGAAAGGGTAAAAAAAAGGGTAGCCGAAAGAAGAAGCTCAAG ACTCAAGATTCCCACAAAAAGTCCACTGAGAAAACAGTTGCACACTCAACAGAACACCAGCTCATGCTTCAAACTCATCAAATCTCCTTGGAGGCAACAGGTGGGTCGACTCTCAGCAGTCCAGGAATGACTGAATCTCAGGTGAGAAACTCTGGCACACACAATTTGCCATTCAAACCGGTGGTGCCGCTGATGCAGCATCACACCCGACCAAGACTGAAGCACACATCGGAGGAAGGAAAGTGGGTGAATGGGAACGTGGCAGCAACACCGCTCAAGGACCTTTTTAAGACTTTAGACACCACTGTTTTCCACTTTGGACATTAA
- the LOC122872829 gene encoding zinc finger CCCH domain-containing protein 6-like isoform X3: protein MAFANLFTRLSVVEEDVKSPGKPAFTHRNETDNGKRGNGRKRKTQGEQAGSYKKKRCYQAQTTRTYNATSFKDDDSEAIHCHMQNTDSEHASDGFTKEVKHNHRNKAGYNNMCHKGQNCKTKNNRNVNKQQQQKKETERQKNQHQQKDRCRPANRGGSHQTRPTRNSGWGSKNKNDKQDFQVKRTRFMTQEFKDQNALLVDGRLLCRHFIWGRCIKGDDCQLEHIQGYNNLVKEVCKFYVQGLCTKGESCPYMHKSFPCKFFHRKGKCSQGADCRFSHEPLNDVTNQLLDEALKRENDLYELAKKAEQESSGQPANTDESEIINANTTPDILIQPLRPNFYKSTDTNAEEALCQTEELADIMEGAVPSHASNAVQPHGTPSTNLNHEEPVCYSVEAVLGPQLSKPFPSFFTTPGSQESAPLSSSDCTPGSAYQSEVPYSVDAVLRSCKSVGNSTVGHTCTPPTAQTVSYTPKSYFEENTDPLLNSETQNEKVLYSVNTRNENNKSQTTKMFKSQLSLQMHTGWISKTCPNLTLSSGDHIKQGNEDSSTEHINQPTKQLVNPVCSLVSNSLSERSTSPTPCGNSPSTTHAYQTLPDISSHKGSAVAATANSVLKTLFLCLSPYQQDGEHQDSIQIIVPSESEKQDKSSTGCVFVKQQRKGKKKGSRKKKLKTQDSHKKSTEKTVAHSTEHQLMLQTHQISLEATGGSTLSSPGMTESQVRNSGTHNLPFKPVVPLMQHHTRPRLKHTSEEGKWVNGNVAATPLKDLFKTLDTTVFHFGH, encoded by the exons ATGGCTTTTGCAAACCTGTTCACGAGACTATCTGTTGTTGAAGAAGATGTCAAGAGTCCTGGTAAACCAGCCTTTACACACAG gaACGAGACTGATAATGGTAAAAGAGGCAATggcagaaagaggaaaacccAGGGTGAGCAGGCTGGCTCTTATAAAAAG AAGCGATGTTACCAAGCCCAGACAACCAGAACTTATAATGCTACATCCTTCAAAGACGATGACTCCGAGGCCATACACTGCCATATGCAGAACACTGATAGCGAACATGCAAGTGATGGCTTCACCAAAGAAGTGAAACATAACCACAGAAATAAAGCTGGCTACAATAACATGTGTCACAAAGGTCAGAAttgcaaaactaaaaataaccGTAATGTGAACaagcaacaacagcagaaaaagGAGACGGAGAGGCAGAAAAATCAGCATCAACAGAAGGATAGATGCAGACCTGCCAATAGAGGTGGGAGCCATCAGACTAGACCTACGAGAAACAGTGGATGgggcagtaaaaataaaaatgataagcAG GACTTCCAAGTGAAACGTACGAGGTTCATGACACAGGAGTTCAAGGACCAGAATGCTTTGTTGGTGGATGGGCGGTTACTTTGTCGACATTTCATTTGGGGAAGGTGCATCAAG GGTGACGACTGCCAACTGGAACATATTCAGGGATACAACAATCTTGTCAAAGAAGTGTGCAAATTTTATGTCCAAGGACTCTGCACAAAAGGAGAGAGCTGCCCATACATGCACA AGTCCTTCCCCTGCAAGTTCTTCCatagaaaaggaaaatgttctCAAGGGGCAGATTGCAGGTTTTCACATGAGCCACTTAATGACGTCACTAACCAACTGTTGGATGAG GCACTAAAACGGGAAAATGACCTCTATGAACTTGCAAAAAAAGCTGAACAAGAGTCATCAGGACAGCCAGCGAACACAGATGAGTCAGAAATTATAAACGCAAATACAACCCCTGATATACTTATACAACCTCTCAG GCCTAACTTTTACAAAAGCACAGACACAAATGCTGAGGAAGCCTTATGTCAAACTGAAGAACTGGCTGATATCATGGAGGGAGCTGTCCCATCACATGCATCAAATGCTGTCCAACCTCACGGCACCCCGTCAACTAACCTTAATCATGAGGAGCCAGTTTGTTATTCCGTTGAAGCAGTGCTTGGACCTCAACTATCCAAACCTTTCCCTAGTTTCTTCACAACTCCAGGAAGTCAAGAATctgcccctctctcttcctctgatTGCACACCAGGCTCTGCATACCAAAGCGAGGTTCCCTACTCTGTAGATGCTGTCCTCAGGTCTTGTAAATCAGTGGGAAATTCTACCGTTGGGCACACATGTACCCCTCCTACTGCACAAACTGTATCCTATACCCCCAAAAGTTACTTTGAAGAGAACACTGATCCTCTGCTAAACTCAGAAACCCAAAATGAGAAGGTCTTGTATTCGGTAAATACtagaaatgaaaataacaaatcccaaacaacaaaaatgttcaaGAGCCAGTTATCCCTCCAAATGCACACCGGCTGGATTTCAAAGACCTGCCCTAATCTTACTCTGTCCTCTGGGGATCACATAAAACAAG GAAATGAAGACAGTTCAACTGAGCATATAAATCAACCTACAAAGCAGCTGGTGAATCCCGTATGTAGCCTTGTGTCCAATTCTCTGAGTGAGAGGTCTACTAGTCCAACTCCTTGTGGTAACAGTCCATCTACAACCCATGCTTATCAGACGTTGCCTGACATCTCATCCCACAAAG gaTCTGCAGTAGCAGCCACTGCAAATTCAGTTCTGAAGACACTCTTTCTGTGCCTGAGCCCGTACCAACAGGATGGAGAGCACCAGGACAGTATTCAGATCATTGTCCCTTCAG AAAGTGAAAAGCAGGACAAAAGCAGCACAGGGTGTGTCTTTGTGAAGCAACAGCGAAAGGGTAAAAAAAAGGGTAGCCGAAAGAAGAAGCTCAAG ACTCAAGATTCCCACAAAAAGTCCACTGAGAAAACAGTTGCACACTCAACAGAACACCAGCTCATGCTTCAAACTCATCAAATCTCCTTGGAGGCAACAGGTGGGTCGACTCTCAGCAGTCCAGGAATGACTGAATCTCAGGTGAGAAACTCTGGCACACACAATTTGCCATTCAAACCGGTGGTGCCGCTGATGCAGCATCACACCCGACCAAGACTGAAGCACACATCGGAGGAAGGAAAGTGGGTGAATGGGAACGTGGCAGCAACACCGCTCAAGGACCTTTTTAAGACTTTAGACACCACTGTTTTCCACTTTGGACATTAA
- the LOC122872829 gene encoding uncharacterized protein LOC122872829 isoform X2, translating into MAFANLFTRLSVVEEDVKSPGKPAFTHRNETDNGKRGNGRKRKTQGEQAGSYKKKRCYQAQTTRTYNATSFKDDDSEAIHCHMQNTDSEHASDGFTKEVKHNHRNKAGYNNMCHKGQNCKTKNNRNVNKQQQQKKETERQKNQHQQKDRCRPANRGGSHQTRPTRNSGWGSKNKNDKQDFQVKRTRFMTQEFKDQNALLVDGRLLCRHFIWGRCIKGDDCQLEHIQGYNNLVKEVCKFYVQGLCTKGESCPYMHKSFPCKFFHRKGKCSQGADCRFSHEPLNDVTNQLLDEALKRENDLYELAKKAEQESSGQPANTDESEIINANTTPDILIQPLRPNFYKSTDTNAEEALCQTEELADIMEGAVPSHASNAVQPHGTPSTNLNHEEPVCYSVEAVLGPQLSKPFPSFFTTPGSQESAPLSSSDCTPGSAYQSEVPYSVDAVLRSCKSVGNSTVGHTCTPPTAQTVSYTPKSYFEENTDPLLNSETQNEKVLYSVNTRNENNKSQTTKMFKSQLSLQMHTGWISKTCPNLTLSSGDHIKQGGNMPESLKPAQRGSHEVKLGLLHSPVTVAEKSASSKSKGDMKGSTHLPTDISCSINCKSDGVLPFGLSKRKSICSRPPSQTSSKHPTQLKPHLSLLTSDSQTSIKPFCPSSGFTEFKGRAIVPVEPATSSIKTSDFTNSVSQPIEIHLHSKKTQSGHKLGTKQHYSTETTADYSRKMAHCGDLAVGCKKTVKRPFHSLFASPIADTLQPLDDSVTSSSCPQGLIQSSCPAPQSSDCRSTDVKTVLEPDKTSARSVLSLFAAPLSAAPLPCMQSQPDYSRTSSCSQQSNQSVDNTSHLSDSKQRASNLETPLPHQALTDVKEISHVPRSPNFFPNPEIGNEDSSTEHINQPTKQLVNPVCSLVSNSLSERSTSPTPCGNSPSTTHAYQTLPDISSHKVAATANSVLKTLFLCLSPYQQDGEHQDSIQIIVPSESEKQDKSSTGCVFVKQQRKGKKKGSRKKKLKTQDSHKKSTEKTVAHSTEHQLMLQTHQISLEATGGSTLSSPGMTESQVRNSGTHNLPFKPVVPLMQHHTRPRLKHTSEEGKWVNGNVAATPLKDLFKTLDTTVFHFGH; encoded by the exons ATGGCTTTTGCAAACCTGTTCACGAGACTATCTGTTGTTGAAGAAGATGTCAAGAGTCCTGGTAAACCAGCCTTTACACACAG gaACGAGACTGATAATGGTAAAAGAGGCAATggcagaaagaggaaaacccAGGGTGAGCAGGCTGGCTCTTATAAAAAG AAGCGATGTTACCAAGCCCAGACAACCAGAACTTATAATGCTACATCCTTCAAAGACGATGACTCCGAGGCCATACACTGCCATATGCAGAACACTGATAGCGAACATGCAAGTGATGGCTTCACCAAAGAAGTGAAACATAACCACAGAAATAAAGCTGGCTACAATAACATGTGTCACAAAGGTCAGAAttgcaaaactaaaaataaccGTAATGTGAACaagcaacaacagcagaaaaagGAGACGGAGAGGCAGAAAAATCAGCATCAACAGAAGGATAGATGCAGACCTGCCAATAGAGGTGGGAGCCATCAGACTAGACCTACGAGAAACAGTGGATGgggcagtaaaaataaaaatgataagcAG GACTTCCAAGTGAAACGTACGAGGTTCATGACACAGGAGTTCAAGGACCAGAATGCTTTGTTGGTGGATGGGCGGTTACTTTGTCGACATTTCATTTGGGGAAGGTGCATCAAG GGTGACGACTGCCAACTGGAACATATTCAGGGATACAACAATCTTGTCAAAGAAGTGTGCAAATTTTATGTCCAAGGACTCTGCACAAAAGGAGAGAGCTGCCCATACATGCACA AGTCCTTCCCCTGCAAGTTCTTCCatagaaaaggaaaatgttctCAAGGGGCAGATTGCAGGTTTTCACATGAGCCACTTAATGACGTCACTAACCAACTGTTGGATGAG GCACTAAAACGGGAAAATGACCTCTATGAACTTGCAAAAAAAGCTGAACAAGAGTCATCAGGACAGCCAGCGAACACAGATGAGTCAGAAATTATAAACGCAAATACAACCCCTGATATACTTATACAACCTCTCAG GCCTAACTTTTACAAAAGCACAGACACAAATGCTGAGGAAGCCTTATGTCAAACTGAAGAACTGGCTGATATCATGGAGGGAGCTGTCCCATCACATGCATCAAATGCTGTCCAACCTCACGGCACCCCGTCAACTAACCTTAATCATGAGGAGCCAGTTTGTTATTCCGTTGAAGCAGTGCTTGGACCTCAACTATCCAAACCTTTCCCTAGTTTCTTCACAACTCCAGGAAGTCAAGAATctgcccctctctcttcctctgatTGCACACCAGGCTCTGCATACCAAAGCGAGGTTCCCTACTCTGTAGATGCTGTCCTCAGGTCTTGTAAATCAGTGGGAAATTCTACCGTTGGGCACACATGTACCCCTCCTACTGCACAAACTGTATCCTATACCCCCAAAAGTTACTTTGAAGAGAACACTGATCCTCTGCTAAACTCAGAAACCCAAAATGAGAAGGTCTTGTATTCGGTAAATACtagaaatgaaaataacaaatcccaaacaacaaaaatgttcaaGAGCCAGTTATCCCTCCAAATGCACACCGGCTGGATTTCAAAGACCTGCCCTAATCTTACTCTGTCCTCTGGGGATCACATAAAACAAGGTGGGAATATGCCAGAATCCCTTAAACCTGCTCAAAGAGGTTCTCATGAAGTCAAGTTGGGATTGTTGCATTCTCCTGTCACTGTGGCAGAGAAGTCTGCATCCTCCAAAAGCAAAGGAGATATGAAAGGAAGCACGCACCTGCCTACTGATATTTCATGCTCTATAAACTGTAAAAGTGATGGTGTTCTTCCTTTTGGACTCAGTAAGCGTAAGAGCATCTGTTCAAGGCCCCCTAGTCAGACATCTTCTAAACATCCTACACAGTTGaagccacatctctctcttctgACATCTGACTCACAAACCTCAATAAAGCCTTTTTGTCCCTCTTCGGGTTTCACAGAATTTAAAGGTAGAGCTATTGTTCCTGTTGAACCTGCCACCAGCTCCATTAAGACAAGTGATTTTACAAACTCTGTCAGTCAACCCATTGAGATCCACCTGCACTCCAAAAAGACACAATCTGGCCACAAACTTggcacaaaacaacattattcaACTGAAACCACAGCAGATTACAGCAGGAAAATGGCACATTGTGGTGATTTGGCAGTTGGATGTAAAAAGACAGTGAAAAGACCCTTTCATAGCCTTTTTGCAAGCCCCATCGCTGACACTCTGCAGCCTTTAGACGATTCTGTAACAAGTTCCTCTTGTCCTCAAGGTTTAATTCAATCTTCCTGTCCTGCTCCACAGTCTTCAGATTGCAGAAGTACTGATGTTAAAACTGTGCTTGAACCTGACAAAACCTCTGCCAGGTCCGTCCTCAGCCTTTTTGCTGCCCCTCTCAGTGCTGCTCCTCTCCCATGCATGCAGTCTCAACCAGATTATTCAAGGACTTCCTCTTGTTCTCAACAGTCAAACCAGTCAGTTGATAATACATCTCATTTATCAGACTCCAAACAAAGAGCTTCTAATTTAGAGACACCTCTCCCCCACCAGGCCCTAACTGATGTGaaagaaatctctcatgtgccAAGATCCCCTAATTTCTTTCCTAATCCTGAAATAGGAAATGAAGACAGTTCAACTGAGCATATAAATCAACCTACAAAGCAGCTGGTGAATCCCGTATGTAGCCTTGTGTCCAATTCTCTGAGTGAGAGGTCTACTAGTCCAACTCCTTGTGGTAACAGTCCATCTACAACCCATGCTTATCAGACGTTGCCTGACATCTCATCCCACAAAG TAGCAGCCACTGCAAATTCAGTTCTGAAGACACTCTTTCTGTGCCTGAGCCCGTACCAACAGGATGGAGAGCACCAGGACAGTATTCAGATCATTGTCCCTTCAG AAAGTGAAAAGCAGGACAAAAGCAGCACAGGGTGTGTCTTTGTGAAGCAACAGCGAAAGGGTAAAAAAAAGGGTAGCCGAAAGAAGAAGCTCAAG ACTCAAGATTCCCACAAAAAGTCCACTGAGAAAACAGTTGCACACTCAACAGAACACCAGCTCATGCTTCAAACTCATCAAATCTCCTTGGAGGCAACAGGTGGGTCGACTCTCAGCAGTCCAGGAATGACTGAATCTCAGGTGAGAAACTCTGGCACACACAATTTGCCATTCAAACCGGTGGTGCCGCTGATGCAGCATCACACCCGACCAAGACTGAAGCACACATCGGAGGAAGGAAAGTGGGTGAATGGGAACGTGGCAGCAACACCGCTCAAGGACCTTTTTAAGACTTTAGACACCACTGTTTTCCACTTTGGACATTAA